From Chryseobacterium camelliae:
TCCTCCTCCTTTAACCAATTAATCTGATTTATACTTGGGTCCACATGATTTCTGTCTAAAAATCGACCGTCTGAAAAGTCCAGTTAAATGTATTAATCAAGGTCAGCTTATTTACAGGCACCGGAAGATCAGTAACTATTTTCAATACTAAATTTGCCATCATGCTTCCTACGATTCCGGGTAAAGCTCCCAGCACACCAAGGCTGTCGCAATCCGGGACCTCATCCTCTGAAGGCGGCTCCGGAAAAATATCCCTTAGATTCTGGCTACCCTGAACATTAAAGACCGCAACCTGACCCGAAAATCCGAGAATACTTCCGTAAACAAGGGGTTTCCCAAGCTTTATACAGGCATCATTGATCAGATATCTGGTTTTGAAGTTATCTGAGCCATCAACAATGATATCGTAGTCCGAAATAATTTGTTCAGCATTGGTATCATCTATTTTCAGGCGATATCCGGTAAAATTGACCTGATGATTAAGGTTTTTAACAAATTGTTCTGCACTTTCCACTTTGAAAATGCCGACTGACCGTTCATTATGTATCACCTGCCGGTTTAAATTATGCAGTTCCACCGCATCAAAATCCACTACACCCAATATACCCACTCCTGCCGCTGCCAAATACTGAATAACCGGGCTGCCCAATCCTCCTGCACCAATCACC
This genomic window contains:
- a CDS encoding HesA/MoeB/ThiF family protein, with product MSKGDRFSRYSRQIFIEEIGLDGQKKIMNSKVLVIGAGGLGSPVIQYLAAAGVGILGVVDFDAVELHNLNRQVIHNERSVGIFKVESAEQFVKNLNHQVNFTGYRLKIDDTNAEQIISDYDIIVDGSDNFKTRYLINDACIKLGKPLVYGSILGFSGQVAVFNVQGSQNLRDIFPEPPSEDEVPDCDSLGVLGALPGIVGSMMANLVLKIVTDLPVPVNKLTLINTFNWTFQTVDF